A genomic segment from Chrysemys picta bellii isolate R12L10 chromosome 11, ASM1138683v2, whole genome shotgun sequence encodes:
- the AAMP gene encoding angio-associated migratory cell protein — translation MEPGSGEGGAAGALLFHGDEEIIEVVELGPPGPDDLANEMDDVDFDEEAVEGVEEQAWETEEEDEGVEDGMEAQDDSEVTFSEHSASVFCVSLDPTTNTLAVTGGEDDKAFVWRLSDGERLFECSGHKDSVTCAGFSHDSKFVATGDMSGLLKVWQVDTKEEIWSFEVGDLEWMEWHPQAHVLLAGTADGNSWMWKIPSGECKTFQGPSCPATCGRVLPDGKRAVVGYEDGTVRIWDLKQGSSLHVLKGQDGHQGPLTCVTSNKDGSLVMTGSVDCHAKLVNSATGKVVCVFKMESAASKPPAGEAESNSVESLGFCNVMPLAAVGYLDGTLAIYDISTQSLRQRCQHESGIVQLLWEDSSAVVYTCSLDGAVRLWDARSGKMISEYRGHSAEILDFAVNKDASIVVTTSGDHQAKVFCVQRPDR, via the exons ATGGAGCCCGGGAGCGGGGAGGGCGGCGCCGCGGGCGCGTTGCTCTTCCACGGGGACGAGGAGATCATCGaggtggtggagctgggcccgCCAGGCCCCG ATGACCTGGCCAATGAGATGGACGATGTGGATTTTGACGAGGAGGCTGTCGAAGGGGTTGAGGAGCAGGCCTGGGAGACGGAGGAGGAAGACGAGGGGGTGGAGGATGGCATGGAGGCCCAGGATGACAGCGAGGTCACGTTCTCTGAGCACTCGG CCTCCGTTTTCTGCGTGAGCCTCGATCCCACAACCAACACCCTGGCAGTGACCGGCGGGGAGGACGACAAGGCCTTCGTATGGCGTCTGAGCGATGGTGAACGCCTGTTTGAATGCTCAG GTCACAAGGACTCCGTCACCTGCGCAGGTTTCAGCCACGACTCCAAGTTTGTGGCCACGGGGGACATGAGCGGACTGCTCAAAGTGTGGCAGGTGGACACGAAGGAAGAGATCTGGTCGTTCGAAGTGGGTGACTTGGAG TGGATGGAGTGGCACCCTCAGGCCCACGTCCTGCTGGCGGGCACAGCTGATGGGAACTCCTGGATGTGGAAGATTCCCAGCGGCGAGTGCAAGACCTTCCAGGGGCCGAGCTGCCCGGCCACCTGCGGCAGGGTCCTTCCTGACG GGAAGAGAGCGGTGGTTGGCTATGAAGACGGGACGGTGCGGATCTGGGACCTGAAGCAGGGTAGCTCGCTCCACGTTCTTAAAG GTCAGGACGGGCATCAGGGCCCCTTGACGTGCGTGACTAGCAATAAAGATGGCAGCCTGGTCATGACCGGGTCCGTGGATTGTCACGCCAAGCTGGTGAACTCCGCCACCGGCAAG GTGGTCTGTGTGTTTAAGATGGAAAGTGCAGCCTCAAAGCCTCCGGCGGGGGAGGCCGAATCCAACTCGGTCGAGTCCCTGGGCTTCTGCAATGT GATGCCGCTGGCAGCCGTGGGCTACCTGGACGGGACCTTGGCCATTTACGACATCTCCACGCAAAGCCTGAGGCAGAGGTGTCAGCACGAG TCGGGGATCGTGCAGCTGCTGTGGGAGGACAGCTCGGCCGTGGTCTACACCTGCAGCCTGGACGGGGCCGTGCGCTTGTGGGACGCTCGCTCCGGGAAGATGATCAGCGAATATCGGGGCCATTCGGCCGAAATCCTGGACTTCGCCGTCAACAA GGACGCGTCCATAGTGGTGACAACGTCCGGGGATCACCAAGCCAAAGTGTTCTGCGTTCAGCGCCCAGATCGTTAG